A window of Phaseolus vulgaris cultivar G19833 chromosome 4, P. vulgaris v2.0, whole genome shotgun sequence genomic DNA:
ACTCCTTCAAGGTAATCAcgtaaaaatataagtttagtTATTAGAGTAACACAACATTTGCAAAGAAGATGAACATTACCATGAAATTGAAGAAATTGTTCTGCCCACCTCCATGGATTGGAGGTAAAATCACGCCGATCACTTTCGTCACCTATGCGATTTATAAATTCTTGTGTGTTCACAGGGCCTTCAGAGTTGCGGTTTAGAATAACAGCTTGCACATTACCTGCAGGTCCAGGTATTACATTTGTGTTGGAATTGCATTTTCGTATAAATGATGCAATATCAGTTGTATCAATATCAAGACCCTCCCATTCTTCCATTAGAAATGTTTTTCTCCAAGAAAGAATGTTGTATGAAGTTGATGTTGAAAGATAGAAAAGTAAGAATTGCTTAAAATCTATGAACCTCGCACATGGTCATtagtatatattaaatttatgaaCCTTTTATGAACCTGGCACATGGTCAGTAGGAATTGCTCAATTCAtattaaattgttattattttattactacGGCAAATGAACTTTTTACGTAAAGTCCTTTAGAATTGatattacattattattttattattctttcatTATCAGTGAAGTTTTTcgtgaattattattattttattaataatgtatgatttcttttcttaaactgtatttgatttcatattatattattattattttattcacaATAATAAATGAAAGTTTTATATGTAAAGTATAATtagtattaaatttttattattttatttgtagcTAAAATAATCTTTTTCACTGAAGATATTAGCATTAGTTATGTGCACTTTTGTacttattttttgaaaaagcACGTTTGACGAGGTTGGTAGGTGTTGGCATTAACTCTCATTAATGCATTTCAACTACTATGATTTGATTGACTGAAAAGGCAAAGAGAAGTAAGGAAAAAGTTTATTTGAAATCACTAAGGTACAATAACTACGGTGTTATGACTCCATTAATTCTTTGAAGGTGCTTCCTTTATTACATACCCACAAGGACGGTGGTGGAATGCTCCCATTTACTCCATTAACACTTTCTTTCAGTACACACCTACAAGAAGGTGCTTTTCAACCTTTGCAATCAATGTGAACGTCATTTTCAAATGCTGCATTCAATGGATTTGGATACTTCTTCACCTACACATTCAATACCTCAACCCAAAGTCACGGTTTGTCatatttttttccatttattacAGTTTTCATATCTGAGTAATAGCTCATCCTTGTTTTATTTGACTTTGAATATCATACAATGTGGGATAATGTTGTTTTATTTAGTAAAGAATGTAGTAATAGCTCAtccttgttttaaaaattatagacTTTGAACAAAATGGAGAATATTTGTTTGTCTTCTTACTTGTTTTATTTTACTTTGAATAGCATACAAGGTGgaaaattattctttaatttattttacaatgTAGTATATTAATACTTGCATCCAGTAATGTTTTTAACAATGCAGAACATTAACGAAGTGGAGAATATTTGCCTTGATGACATATCCTTGTTTgaagaatgtgagacttctgaCACAGTTAATTGCAAAGGAattaatgatgatgatgatttggTTCCTATAGTGGGCATGTGTTTTGATAGTGCTGATAGTGTTAAAAATTTTTATCGACAATATGCCATTTCAAAGGGTTTTGGCATCAGAACACGAAGTTCTAAGAAAGGACCGAACAAAGAGCTAAGGTACTTCATGTTGGTGTGTGCAAGAGCCGGAAAATATGTCTCGCCTATTCCGACAGAAGTTAATACCCAACCAACTCAAAGAATTGAATGTCCAGCTCGAATAACTGTTGGGATAAAAAATGGAAAGTGGTATATTATGTCTGTGCACGAAGAACATTCACATGACCTAAGTCCAACAAAGTCACGGTTGTTTCGGGGTAATAGAAGAATCAATTTACACACAAAGAGGATGCTTGATATGAATGACGATGCTGGGGTACGAATTAATAAGAGTTATCAGTCGTTTGTTTCAGCAGCTGGTGGTTATGATAATCTAGAATTTGTTGAACGAGATGTGCGAAACTATGTCGGGAAACAAAGGAGGGCTTTGGGAAAGGAAGGAGATGGGAAAGCACTGTTAACTCATTTCTCTCGTATGAGGGAGCTTAATGAGCACTTCTTCTTTGACATTGATTTCGACATTGATAACAGAATCCGTAACATTTTTTGGGCCGATGCACGAAGTCGGGCTACGTGGGAAAGCTTTAGGGATGTTCTATGTTTTGATACTACATATTTGACTAATAAATATGACATGCCATTTGCACCATTTGTGGGTGTTAATCATCATGGGCAATCAATTTTGTTGGGTTGTGGATTACTATCTTCAGAAGACACAAATGCTTTTGTTTGGCTCTTTCAAACTTGGTTGCGATGTATGTCAAATAGGCCACCTAAAGGCATTGTGACTGACCAATGCAGGGCAATGCAGAATGCAATTGAATTTGTGTTTCCTAATGCAAGTCACAGGTGGTGCTTATGGCACATCATGAAGAAAATACCTGAGAAGCTACAAGGCTATGGCCAATATAAACAAATCAAACATGCAATGAAGATCGTAGTGTATGAGTCCACCAATGTTGATGAATTTTTGTCGTCCTGGGAAAATTTCATTACTGCATATGATTTGAGTAACAATGTTTGGTTGACTACCCTATTCGAAGAACGACAACGCTGGGTGCCatgttttc
This region includes:
- the LOC137838670 gene encoding protein FAR-RED IMPAIRED RESPONSE 1-like, whose protein sequence is MQNINEVENICLDDISLFEECETSDTVNCKGINDDDDLVPIVGMCFDSADSVKNFYRQYAISKGFGIRTRSSKKGPNKELRYFMLVCARAGKYVSPIPTEVNTQPTQRIECPARITVGIKNGKWYIMSVHEEHSHDLSPTKSRLFRGNRRINLHTKRMLDMNDDAGVRINKSYQSFVSAAGGYDNLEFVERDVRNYVGKQRRALGKEGDGKALLTHFSRMRELNEHFFFDIDFDIDNRIRNIFWADARSRATWESFRDVLCFDTTYLTNKYDMPFAPFVGVNHHGQSILLGCGLLSSEDTNAFVWLFQTWLRCMSNRPPKGIVTDQCRAMQNAIEFVFPNASHRWCLWHIMKKIPEKLQGYGQYKQIKHAMKIVVYESTNVDEFLSSWENFITAYDLSNNVWLTTLFEERQRWVPCFLKNFFWAGMSTT